A genomic window from Solanum dulcamara chromosome 11, daSolDulc1.2, whole genome shotgun sequence includes:
- the LOC129873537 gene encoding BAG family molecular chaperone regulator 2-like — protein sequence MIKLRCKKFFRSNSKVASTNTAATTVAATATASGGDAKLGGEIKWELRPGGMLVQKRECAKNDGDSIITLRVSTVTQWHDISVQATSSFGELKMILAMVTGLEPKEQRLLYKGKEREDCEFLHMVGVKDKDKVLLFEDPAIKERKLLNLTAATSGRVQAIGSTYHTICV from the exons ATGATCAAGTTGAGATGCAAAAAGTTCTTCAGAAGCAATTCAAAGGTTGCAAGTACTAACACCGCCGCCACCACTGTCGCAGCTACTGCGACAGCATCAGGGGGCGACGCCAAATTAGGTGGTGAAATAAAATGGGAATTGCGTCCAGGAGGTATGTTGGTTCAAAAGAGAGAATGTGCCAAGAATGATGGAGATTCAATTATCACCCTTAGAGTTTCTACTGTTACTCAATGGCATGACATTTCTGTACAAGCCACTTCATCTTTTG GTGAATTAAAGATGATACTGGCAATGGTAACTGGTTTAGAACCGAAGGAGCAAAGGCTATTATACAAAGGGAAAGAAAGAGAGGATTGTGAATTCTTGCACATGGTGGGGGTGAAAGACAAGGACAAAGTGTTACTCTTTGAAGATCCAGCTATCAAAGAGAGGAAACTTCTTAATTTGACTGCTGCAACAAGTGGACGTGTCCAAGCCATAGGATCCACTTACCACACCATTTGtgtctaa